From one Culex quinquefasciatus strain JHB chromosome 3, VPISU_Cqui_1.0_pri_paternal, whole genome shotgun sequence genomic stretch:
- the LOC119769368 gene encoding uncharacterized protein LOC119769368 has translation MKELHCPSSNATILITLGKVHEKLRNELLPIMVGTIMIGNEGLLFGKSIPKVDCGIILVNLYTTYLGHAGINFKAIVLVRVETFQHDFGFDRRHVHQIYIMYQRNKYMIFGYVPSPQYNLLRVMYYPAEATHKAFEHIWTTMAVRYNLSSLVPVPAQLAAVSAYSTGIFSLKRTEHAICYLVPLKSKRPLEYVLIFPFDQLTWLLIALVVLLTMVLLWRYPGSSRKLTEIIFELVQSVLSSPNLHIGSSFERNILQMFMFAVLIFVSTYLSLITAFIATPFYYNEYETVDQINKTCNVALGFVQDTYKFDFNHQVDFLKAVQDNIPVCVPVSCKITHRSQKIYPMGKVTFFLSQARSHQQPLLGVVANVKITQLVQFIASTFVEGELYHFDENEKLSDKDESITDQLKPFSLNDLRIVWRLTINGWMLSVFVFVIELLKLAKDRSHNRDFLGQDVPDATLSLPIINLPTTH, from the exons ATGAAGGAACTACACTGTCCCAGCTCGAACGCGACCATTTTGATTACGCTGGGGAAGGTTCATGAAAAATTAAGGAACGAATTGTTACCAATTATGGTTGGTACAATTATGATCGGGAATGAGGGTCTACTTTTTGGGAAAAGTATACCCAAAGTTGACTGTGGAATTATTCTTGTCAATTTATAC ACTACGTACCTTGGCCACGCGGGGATCAATTTTAAGGCGATCGTGCTGGTGCGTGTGGAAACTTTTCAGCATGATTTTGGTTTTGACAGAAGACATGTTCATCAAATTTACATAATGTACCAGAGAAACAAGTACATGATTTTTGGATACGTGCCATCTCCGCAGTACAATCTGCTTCGGGTCATGTATTACCCCGCTGAAGCCACCCACAAAGCATTTGAGCACATTTGGACCACTATGGCAGTTCGTTACAACCTTAGCAGTCTTGTGCCAGTTCCAGCCCAGCTGGCTGCAGTATCGGCTTACTCAACGGGGATCTTTTCTCTAAAACGTACCGAACATGCGATTTGCTACCTTGTCCCACTCAAATCCAAACGTCCGCTGGAGTACGTGTTGATATTTCCCTTTGACCAACTCACATGGCTTTTAATCGCCCTTGTAGTTCTACTAACCATGGTTCTTCTCTGGAGATATCCAGGGTCATCACGTAAACTAACCGAAATCATCTTCGAACTGGTACAGAGTGTACTTTCTTCACCAAATTTGCACATCGGTTCTTCCTTCGAGCGAAACATTCTACAAATGTTCATGTTTGCCGTGCTCATTTTCGTATCCACCTATTTGTCGCTGATCACGGCCTTTATCGCGACTCCATTTTACTACAACGAGTACGAAACTGTGGACCAGATCAACAAAACCTGCAACGTGGCGCTAGGGTTTGTCCAAGACACATATAAGTTCGACTTCAACCACCAAGTCGACTTTTTGAAGGCCGTCCAGGATAACATTCCTGTTTGTGTACCGGTAAGCTGTAAAATAACACATCGTTCACAGAAAATCTACCCTATGGGAAAGGTTACGTTTTTCTTGTCTCAGGCAAGATCACACCAACAACCTCTTTTGGGCGTGGTAGCAAATGTTAAAATCACCCAATTGGTTCAATTTATTGCCTCTACATTTGTCGAGGGTGAGCTATATCACTTTGATGAAAATGAGAAACTGTCGGATAAGGATGAATCAATCACCGATCAGCTTAAACCGTTCAGTCTGAACGATCTTAGAATTGTTTGGAGATTGACGATCAACGGGTGGATGCTCAGCGTTTTTGTGTTCGTGATTGAACTGCTGAAATTGGCCAAAGACCGT AGTCACAACCGGGACTTTCTGGGACAAGACGTTCCGGACGCAACACTATCGCTGCCGATCATTAACCTCCCAACCACCCACTGA